The bacterium genome contains the following window.
TTCTCCGGGAAATCTGTTTGGCTAAGAAGTCTGGCAAATGAACTTCTTCGATTGAGAATTCCTCGCTTTCAGGTTGCCCTTTCTTATCCTTAGATACTAAATCCGAAAGAAGAACCAAAGGGTCAACTCTCGTTTCGAAAAGCATCCTCTTCATATACTCCCCTCGAGAAATATCCCCTACCATAAATTTCTTAATGTCCTCCACGTATCTGGTAAGAACTAATTCAAAACCAGAAATCTTAGAATCACTTGCCACTAAGGTTATGAATTCTAAATCTGCATTCGTAGAAAGAGCAACTCTCGATAGAACGTGTAGGACATTACCCAGTTTTTCGAATGATTCCTCTGAGGGCTGCAAGGAACTGTCCAATAAGTTATCCACGGGCATATGGACTCCCAGGGTCTTGCCCATTGTCTTCACTTTTACTTCGGTATTATACTCATCCCTGCACAGCTTTATAATGGAATCGGAAACTTTTGTCTTGGGATAAGTTGGTTTGCATCCAGAACTCATAAACATAAGAAGTATTAGAAATAGAACAAAGTTCATAATTGTTATTTTTCGAATTATTCCCTTCATAGTTCCATCCAAAATTGTAGGGGACGGACTCTGTGCCGTCCCTCCTTCGCACAGATTGAATCTGTGCCTACAATGGCTTTGTACAATCCCTATTCATCGGGACTGTTACAGTCGCTTCCTGTTTTCCCTTCTGGTTGTTTTTTCCGTACTCAGCAAAGATGGCTTCAATTTCATCATATTCCAACTCTTCTTTTTCCAGGAGTTCGGAAACGAAGCGCTCCATTATTGTCCATTCTTTTTTCAGGAGATTCTCTACTTCCTGGTGACATTTATGGAGTATCTCCTGAGTTTCCTGGTTCAGCTTCTGTTTAAGCTCATTGGAAATCTGTGACTCGGGAATGATAGAGTAATCTCCTAAATAGTCGTTACTTCCCATACCAAATTTCCAGACCATTGCGTGGGCATGAGCCATTGCTTTCTTGAAGTCGTCAGCCACTCCTGTTGTGGTAGTGCCGAACTTTAAGTTCTCAGCAACATATCCGCCCAGGCAAACCTTTATATTTGCCAGCGCCTGCTCCTTGTTGGTAGTAAATAGTTCCTCTCGTGGCTGGTGGAGCACAGCTCCCAATGCTCCTCCCCGGGAAGCAATGGAAGCTTTAAACACATCATCTGTGGGATGGAGAATGTATAGGACTATCAGGTGCCCGGTCTCGTGGTATGCTGTCATTTTTCTCTCCCTTTCGCTCAGTTTTCTCTTGTGTTTAATGCCCATATCGATTCTATCCATTGCTTGCGACAGGTCTTCCCACTCCACGTTCTCCTTCGATTCCCGGGTAGCTATTAAAGCTGCCTCCTTGACTATGTTCTCAATATCTGCTGCGCTCTTATACACTGTGTTTCTCGCTAAACGAGAAATATCGATAGAAGGGTCGTGTTTGACTTTTCTTAAATAGTGGTGAAAGAGTTCCTCCCTCCCTTCCAGGCCAGGCCTGTCGATGTATATCTTTCGGTCGAACCTGCCCGGTCTAAGTAATGCCTTATCTAAGATGCTTTCAGGAGCATTTGTTGCTCCAATGGTAATCACATTTTCCTCCCTCTCTTTCAAACCATCCATTTCCACCAGGAGCTGATTTTGAGTGGTATTAGTCTCTCCTCCTCCTCCCATGAAGCTGTACGTTCTACCCCGGCCAATAGCGTCAATTTCATCAATAAAGATTATACAGGCTCCATAGCCATAAGCGAGTTGCCTGGCCTTTTTGAATAGTTTGCGTACTCTGGAAGCTCCCATTCCCACAAATATTTCCACAAATTCACTTGCTGCCATAGAGAGAAAGGGTATACCCGACTCTTTAGCTATGGCCTTAGCCAAGAGAGTCTTTCCGCACCCCGGAGGACCGATCATCAACAGCCCCCTTACTATTTTGCCTCCGATTTTTTTAATGCGTGTCCTGTCCTTGATGAGTTCCACAACTTCCAACGCCTCTTTTTTCGCTTCGTCTATACCTTTTACATCATCAAATGTAACATTCACATTTTCGCTCTTGATAGGGGTTTTCTTCAACTTGAGGAGCGTGCCTGTTTGCATGCTGATAATAACATAGGCAAAGATCAAAGCGTGAATTGCGCCCATCAGTAGAGTGAGAGGTAACTGGGCGAGAGTCATATGCAGATAGTACGACTCTAATGAGAGTAGTCCTATTATGGCTAAAGAAACCAGGGTTACAACGCCAAAAATTATGAGTACCTTTACCCAGTGGTTCATCCAGAACATTTTCACCTTTCTATTCCACATTCTTAGCCTCCTCCTTTTTCGCGCGCAATAGGAGTAGCAGAGATTGCTCTGCGTCAATCAATTGCGAAACAAGTTTCGCTACTCCTTATTATGTCTTTTTTCAAAAAGTTTTTCACCGATTAAGTAGAAATTGGGTATAATTAATAAGGTAAAGAAAGTGGCTGTTAAAAGTCCTCCGATGACTGTGATTGCCAGAGGAGCTCTCAACTCGGCTCCTTCCCCAAAACCTAAGGCCAGCGGGAGCAGTCCCAAAACAGTTGTAAGCGTGGTCATTAAGATTGGCCTGAACCTGGTCTTGCTTGCTCTTATAACTGCTTCTAGCGTATCAATTCCTTCTTTTTTAATCCTGTTGATATAGTCGATTAGAACGATGCCGTTATTCACCACAATTCCGCCCAACATGATAATTCCCATCAATACTATAACGTTCAATGAAGTATGTGTTACAAGTAGAGCTAAACCCACCCCAATTAAAGACAGAGGAAGTGTGAACATAATTATGAAAGGTTGCCAGAGTGATTCGAACTGCGCAGCCATAATCATATAAACGAGGATCACAGCAAAAATCAGAGCAAATCTTAAACTCTTGAAGGACTCCCTCATCTTTTGTGTTTCTCCGCTCAAGATTACCGAGTAGTCAGAAATATTTTGATAGTTTGTCAATTTCTCCTTAATGTCCCTTATCACATCGTTCAGACTTCTTTTGAAAATATTGGCTGTAACCAGGACAGTCCTTTGCTGGTCGAGCCGTTTTATTTCACTTGGACCTTTTCCCGTAATGAGAGTAGCAACTTCTGCCAGGGGAACCTCTACGTCGATGTTTGAATGGACTGTCAGAGCTCTTAGCCTGGATACATCTACCCTGTCTTCCGGTCTAAGTCTCACTGTGACATCTATTTCCCGACCTTCTTGTTTAAATTTGGTTGCCACATATCCTCTGATAGCAATAAGGGCAGTTCGGGCTATGTCGGTTACAGAGAGGTTATAAACAGAAGCTCTATCCTTGTCTATATGGACTTTTGTCTCCGGGGAAGGCAATGCCAGGCTGCTTCTCACTCCGTAGATTCCCGGGATAGATTCGATTTCTTGGGCTACCTCCTCAGATATTTTCTTAAGCACATTCAGTCGCGGTCCCTTTATTTCAATTACTACTGGTGCAGCAGTTTCTAAGGTAGACTTGAAGGCGCTCTCTTCCAGAATGTATTCAATCTCAGCAGGGGCAACCGTCTTCTCTTTTCTGAGCATCGATTTCAAATCCTGGATTACCTCGGCGCTGGAACGGGCCTTCCGGGTTTTTGATTTTGAAGATATCAGTTTCTGAAGCACCTGCGTACTGGAGCGGACCTTGCGGGTTTTGGCTTTTGAACTATCTTTTGTAGTTTTTGGCAATTTTCCCCTGTACAGTTTCACTACTACCTGGGCCTGATGGGAACCTAAGACTTCCAGAACATTTTCTGAAGAGGAGCCCACAGTGGCTGTGACATCTTTAACTTCTGGAATCTTACGCAGTAATTCTTCTATCTTTCTGGTTACAGAATCGGTAACCTGTAGCCGGGCGCCTGTGGGCATGTTCACCTTTATAATAAATTCACCCTGGTCTATTTTGGGCATGAATTCTTTACTAGTGGTGGAAAGGAAGAGAAAACTAATAGCAAATAGAGCCAGGACAACTATTGTTATAAGAGATTTGTGAGCCAGACAAGTGGAAAGCAATTTAGAGTAGATATTTATAATTCTAGTCTTCTTTAGGGGAGTGAAAGAAGAATTGTGAAAAAGAGAGTTGACCCCTTTTTTGGTGTCCCCTTTTCTCCGACTGGCGGCGAGGCGGGGGACTAAGGTTAAAGCCACTAATAGAGATGCTACCAGAGAGAAGGTTACAGCAAAGAGCAAATCCTTGAACAACTGACCGGCTATTCCTACAACAAACAGCATAGGTAAGAACACTGCTATGGTAGTTAGTGTTGAGGAGGTGATGGCTTCACTTACTTCTTCCGCTCCTTTAACTGCAGCTTCTTTTTGATGGAGTCCGGTTTGCTGGTGACGGAATATGTTCTCGATTACAACAATGGCGTTATCTACTAACATTCCCACTCCTAAAGCCAGTCCTCCCAGAGACATCATGTTAATGGAGATTCCCTTGAAATACATTAAACTGAACACGGCCATAATGGAGAGGGGAATCGATGTACAGATAATTGCTGAAACCCGTAGACTCCTTAAGAAGATGTAAAGGACAAAGAAAGCCAATGCACCCCCAATGAGGGCAGCATTCCTGACTCCCATAATAGATTTCTTGATGAAAATCGACTCGTCGTATATGACATCTAAATTGATTCCTCTGGGCAAGGAAAGCTTTAAATTTTCTAAACTCGCGCGAATCCTTTTTACAGTTTGAATAGTATTGGCTTCGGCTTGTTTCTGGATAGCCAAAGAAATATTATCTCCCCCGTTGTGCCGTGAGTAACTTTTATCCTCCTTGAGTGTATCTTTCACCGTGGCTAAATCTGACAGGAGAATGAGCCGTTTCTCTTCATAGGGCTTCGATTCTTCCTCTTCCCGGCTTAACTTTTGAGGTCGCTTTGATGAATTGATGGTATCTACTTCCACTACGGTATCATTTATCTCAGATACTGTTTTGAATTCGCCCATAGTTCTGATGAGATACTCATAAAGTTTACCTTTGGTTGTCCCTGCGGGATAATTTAGATTTGAGTTCTTTAAAGCCTCTACAAGAGATAGAATGGATACTCTAGAAGCTTGAAGTCTTCCCTGGTCAACCTCAACCAGTATTTCCCTCTCTTTCCCGCCACCTATTGTTGCCGAGGCGACTCCTGTAACTTTCTCGATTTTGTCTTTAATTCGCCGGGCGATTTTTAGAAGTTCCCGCGGTGTCTCCTGGCCAGTTACGCTCAAAATCATAATCGGCCGGGAGAAAGGATTGACCGGCAGTATGATGGGGTCTTCTGATTCTAAGGGTAATAGTTCCTTTACCGGGTCTATTTTCTCCCTTAACTCCAGATGGGCGAATCCCATATTCGTTCCCCAGTCGAATTCAGCAGTAACCATTGATACGCCTTCCCGGGAAATCGATTTTATCTTCTTCAGGTCTTTAACTGTTCCAATCGCTTCCTCAAGCGGTTTAGTGATTAGGTTTTCCATCTCCTCAGGAGCTGCATTTCCATAGAGAGTTACCACGGTTAATTGAGGATATGTTATGGGAGGAAACAGTTCCTGTGGTAGCCTCTTCCAGGAAATAAAACCGAGAAGTACCACCCCCAAAAAAATCATTGTTATGGTTACGGGTCTGTTAACAGAAAACCTTGATAATTTCATTTACTCGCCACCTTCTTCACCAATCATAGATACTTCTTCTTCGGCCTCACCATATTCTTTTACTTCAATTATTCTTACTCTTTTGCCATCGGTTAAACTCTCAGGCTTTTCCATAACCACCAGTTCGTCCTCTTCCAGGCCTCCAGCAATCTGAGCGTAATCCGAAGAGAGATAGGCCACCTCTACTGGTTGAGCATAAGCAACATTGTCATCTCCCACCACAAACACCCTGAACTCTCCGGTCGATCTGTCTAAGCTATCGCTGGGAATGAGGAGAGCATTCTCTTTCTCAAATACGGAGATTTTAACACGGGCGAACATCCCCGGAAGTAGTAACCCGCCAGGATTATCCAGGTTAGCTTTCACTGACAATGTCTTACTCTTCCCTGCTATTAAAGGTGAGATGTTACTTACCCTGCCAGTGAAGTCTATTTCTGGATAGGTGTCTACATTAACCGTGACCTTCTGGCCTAAGAAAACACGGTCTATCTCTTTCTCGATAATTCCCAGTTCCACAACAACGGTCTCCAGGCTAACCAGCGTGGCTACCTTCACATTGGGAGTAACGAACTCTCCCACCTCAACGTTCTTATCGCCTATTATTCCATTCCTGACAGCCCGGAGATAAGTCTTCTCAAATTCTGAGGAAGCAAGCCTGGCAGCCAGCCTGGCCTGTTCCAATTTCGACTTTATGATGGCTCCAATGGAATAGAGCTTTTCGTACTCTTCCAATTCAATCTGCGCCTGTTTCAATTTCAGCAGGGCATCATTCTGATCCAGGCGGGCTATGACTTCTCCCTTGCTTACCTTATCACCTTCACGAAAATCGAAGGATTTAACCATCCCCGCGACCTGGAATCTGAGCTCTATCTCAGAACCACCTTTTACCGTGCCCATTGCCGAGAGAGTGTCCTGGAACGTTCCCCTGGCTACTCTAAACACGTTGACCGGAACCTCTTCTTCCCTTAATTGAGTCTCCTTCTCAGCTTTCTTCTGCAGTTCTTTTGTCTTTTTTCCACGCTTTATTGAGGAGAGGAGTCTCTCTTTGCTGGTAGTAAACAGAGGCTTTCCAAACCTGGACGTCACTGCCAGTAGAATTCCTGCTCCTGCCAGAACCAGAACTATGAAAACGAGCTTGTTTCTCCTAATCCATTTATACACCATCATTCACCTCTCTTATACTTTTCAATTCCTATCGCTTTATTTAAACTGGCCAGAGCTATATGGTAATAGGCGAGCGCTTCATTGTATGAAGTGCGAGCACTGGTCAGGTTTATTTCTGCTCCCAAAACTTCGGAATTGCGAGCGAGATTCCGTTTACCTTTCTCTCTGGCAATCCTCTCTTGTTCATTGCGGAATTCTATCTCTTTAGAAGTGGCTTCAATCTGGATTAGAGATTTTTCGTAGTTAAAATAGGATTCCTTTACTTCCGATTCCATCTTCTTTTCTGTCTTTTTGACTTCGTTGACAGCCTTTTCGTACTCAATATCAGATTCTTTCTCTTCGGAAAGATTTTTTAAATTGTCGAAGAGGGATAGGGTAACAGAACCCGTGTTTGACTCGGTTCTCGACGTCTGTCCCAATTTTGGATTGGTCTGGTCAGATGTATACCCGGAACTTATCGTGCTCCCCCCTAAAGTTTTGCTAACTTTAATCCCTGCATACCAGGAGTCAGAAATCTTGAGGTCTTCCGTTTTATAGGCGCCACCACCTCTGCCATAAAATCCACTCAGGTCAATTTTGAACTTCTGGTCGCTTCTGGCAATCTTCTTTCCCATCTCAGCGAATTTCATGGAAAGTTTGCTTATGGCGAGGTCCAGGTTATGTTCCCCTGCCACCTCCAGACTTTGCTCCAAAGAGATGCCCAAATCCTGAAAATCGAGCTCAGTGTCAACTTCCACAGAAACGGGCTCGTCCAGATTGAGTAACTGCTTAAGAGTCAACAGAGCCAAAGAGTAGTCTTTCTCTTCAGAAATCTTCTGGTAATTGGCTTGATTATGTTGAGATTGAACATTCAGGAGTTCCTCTTTGGTTATCAATTTCAAGCTATGTTTCTTTCTGACCTCTTCCAAAATTGACTCTGCCTGGCGCAGGAGTTTCTCCTGTTCATGAACATTTGCCTGGGAACTCACCAGGTTATAGTAAGCCTTTTTCACATCGAAAATCAAATCCTGCTCCGTCTTCTCATGTTTCTTTTCCGCCATCTCCAATTTCACTTTTGCCTGATCAAGGGTAGACTTGAATTTCCCTCCCTGGTAGAGTGACTGCCCGATTTGTAACCCAAACTCTGTCTCTCTAAATCCCGCATCGACCCCTTTGGTCTCCAATGAGTTTATATTGCCGTCGGTCCTGTCCAGTTTGGCTGCCACAGAAGGAAAGAGGCCCCTCGTTGCCTCGCGCACCTTTAGTTCGGCAAGCCTGACTTCCTCCTCGGCAATCTTAAGAGTTTTGGAGTTATCTATAGCTATTCTTAAGCAATCTTCGAGGTCTCCTATCCTTTTTTCTTTTCCCTTTATTGAGTTCGGAGATTTTGCTGCTACTTTACGAACTCGAGTGTTTGAAAGGACGGATTTTAAATCTACAACTATGGAGTTCTTTTCTCTCTCTGTCTGGAACGAGGAGGACTGGTTGAGCTGCAGAACAAGGTAATCGAGGAGGGGAGTAGCTTTTTCTCCTTTCTGTTTATACACACAACGAATTTCTTCCACCACACCCTTATTTACTACCATTCTTTCACTCTCTCTGCTATACAGATTGTCATCAACAAAATTTATTATTAGCCTGGGAGGCGAGTCCAGAATGAAGCAAGTGTAGCTTACCCGGCCGGTATTAATCACCACTACCCTTGTCTTTCCAGCTACCTCTTCGACCCTTATCTCTTCCAATTGGACAATTTTTGCGCCCCAGGCCCCAAAAACAAAGACCATTAGTGACAGGATAATTAAAGCAACAATTCTGGTAAATTTATACATTTTATTCCTCTTTTTCACCATTTGAAATTGTGCCCCCAGGATTTCCCTGGAGTAGCAGAGCTTGCTCTGCGTCAATCAATCGCGAAACAAGTTTCGCTACTCCTTCTGATGCCCCGAAATAAAAAGGGAGAAGCGCCTGTTGAACAGAACTTCTCCCCTGTTCTATAATTTTGAACCCAACAGGCAAGGCTTTCCCCATTTTTATTTTTGCTTTTGATACTATTATATACTAACGATGTTACAAATTTGTAAGAAAATTGTAAAAATTTTGTAAATTTTTTTGCCCGGAAGACATTTACAAAAAATTAACAAAAACTTAACGTTTCCTTAACCTAAACATAACATTGTTATATTATACTTAAAACAGAAGTTGATAAGAAATGGAGGTAACTGGGGAAATGGATAATAACATGAATAAAAAACTTTATGTAAAATTATTATTATTGAGTTGTCTGGTATTAGCCATCATACCTTCCTTTTTATATGCTGACCAATACTCGATACTGAAGGTTGAGACCTACCCCGTTGTGGGAAGTGCCGACGTAACCAAGGGAGTTCCCTTTGAAATCAGGGTAATCGCTTGTAATGAATTTGGCGACCAGATCACTCCCGCTACGCTCGGTTGGAATTACGCTCAATTTGCAGATATCATTCTGCAGTCGAATGAGCCTAATGCCCAGATTAAGAATAATCTGGGGCAGTGGGTTTCAATGACCAGCCCACCTTATCAGATACGATTGGATGGAGAGGGTGATAGGATTTTTGAAGTAATTTTGAATACGGTGGGGGACGATAAGAGGATTACGGCTCAACAGAATCCCGCCTCCTGGGCTGGTATTATTGACGGATTTCTCGATTTCAAAGTGCACGACTTTGTCGACCATTTTGACATTAGTCTTCCTCCTGGCTCCCAAACAGCAGGGGTTGCTTTTAACATTACAATATACGCTAAAGATGTTAATGACAATATAGCGAAAACGTTTAATGACACCATAGATATTTGGGCTGTAATACCGCCAGGTTATACGTATGAACCAAACATGACTCCTTCTACGATTGCCGGCAGTTCATTCACTAATGGCGTGGCTATTATTCCAGTTACAATTTATGGTTCCCATCCAGTCTCCCGCTTAGTTAAAATTAAGTGCGAAAATAAGGTTATGCATGGTGGCTACTATGCCGCAGGAGAGAGCGCTGACTTTGCTGTAAATCCGAATTCTTATGCCAAGATTCTGTTACTTGTTCCCGGGGAGGACCACCGACCAGGCCGGCTAATCGGTTCGGGAAAGGAGGGTATGCCGGATACCCAGACTGCAGGTGTGGCTTTTAATGTCCAGGTCTATACGACGGATGAATACTGGAATCCTATCTTTGCCAGCGTTCCCATAACCTTCACTTCCAGTGACC
Protein-coding sequences here:
- a CDS encoding AAA family ATPase, whose translation is MWNRKVKMFWMNHWVKVLIIFGVVTLVSLAIIGLLSLESYYLHMTLAQLPLTLLMGAIHALIFAYVIISMQTGTLLKLKKTPIKSENVNVTFDDVKGIDEAKKEALEVVELIKDRTRIKKIGGKIVRGLLMIGPPGCGKTLLAKAIAKESGIPFLSMAASEFVEIFVGMGASRVRKLFKKARQLAYGYGACIIFIDEIDAIGRGRTYSFMGGGGETNTTQNQLLVEMDGLKEREENVITIGATNAPESILDKALLRPGRFDRKIYIDRPGLEGREELFHHYLRKVKHDPSIDISRLARNTVYKSAADIENIVKEAALIATRESKENVEWEDLSQAMDRIDMGIKHKRKLSERERKMTAYHETGHLIVLYILHPTDDVFKASIASRGGALGAVLHQPREELFTTNKEQALANIKVCLGGYVAENLKFGTTTTGVADDFKKAMAHAHAMVWKFGMGSNDYLGDYSIIPESQISNELKQKLNQETQEILHKCHQEVENLLKKEWTIMERFVSELLEKEELEYDEIEAIFAEYGKNNQKGKQEATVTVPMNRDCTKPL
- a CDS encoding efflux RND transporter permease subunit, producing MKLSRFSVNRPVTITMIFLGVVLLGFISWKRLPQELFPPITYPQLTVVTLYGNAAPEEMENLITKPLEEAIGTVKDLKKIKSISREGVSMVTAEFDWGTNMGFAHLELREKIDPVKELLPLESEDPIILPVNPFSRPIMILSVTGQETPRELLKIARRIKDKIEKVTGVASATIGGGKEREILVEVDQGRLQASRVSILSLVEALKNSNLNYPAGTTKGKLYEYLIRTMGEFKTVSEINDTVVEVDTINSSKRPQKLSREEEESKPYEEKRLILLSDLATVKDTLKEDKSYSRHNGGDNISLAIQKQAEANTIQTVKRIRASLENLKLSLPRGINLDVIYDESIFIKKSIMGVRNAALIGGALAFFVLYIFLRSLRVSAIICTSIPLSIMAVFSLMYFKGISINMMSLGGLALGVGMLVDNAIVVIENIFRHQQTGLHQKEAAVKGAEEVSEAITSSTLTTIAVFLPMLFVVGIAGQLFKDLLFAVTFSLVASLLVALTLVPRLAASRRKGDTKKGVNSLFHNSSFTPLKKTRIINIYSKLLSTCLAHKSLITIVVLALFAISFLFLSTTSKEFMPKIDQGEFIIKVNMPTGARLQVTDSVTRKIEELLRKIPEVKDVTATVGSSSENVLEVLGSHQAQVVVKLYRGKLPKTTKDSSKAKTRKVRSSTQVLQKLISSKSKTRKARSSAEVIQDLKSMLRKEKTVAPAEIEYILEESAFKSTLETAAPVVIEIKGPRLNVLKKISEEVAQEIESIPGIYGVRSSLALPSPETKVHIDKDRASVYNLSVTDIARTALIAIRGYVATKFKQEGREIDVTVRLRPEDRVDVSRLRALTVHSNIDVEVPLAEVATLITGKGPSEIKRLDQQRTVLVTANIFKRSLNDVIRDIKEKLTNYQNISDYSVILSGETQKMRESFKSLRFALIFAVILVYMIMAAQFESLWQPFIIMFTLPLSLIGVGLALLVTHTSLNVIVLMGIIMLGGIVVNNGIVLIDYINRIKKEGIDTLEAVIRASKTRFRPILMTTLTTVLGLLPLALGFGEGAELRAPLAITVIGGLLTATFFTLLIIPNFYLIGEKLFEKRHNKE
- a CDS encoding efflux RND transporter periplasmic adaptor subunit, encoding MMVYKWIRRNKLVFIVLVLAGAGILLAVTSRFGKPLFTTSKERLLSSIKRGKKTKELQKKAEKETQLREEEVPVNVFRVARGTFQDTLSAMGTVKGGSEIELRFQVAGMVKSFDFREGDKVSKGEVIARLDQNDALLKLKQAQIELEEYEKLYSIGAIIKSKLEQARLAARLASSEFEKTYLRAVRNGIIGDKNVEVGEFVTPNVKVATLVSLETVVVELGIIEKEIDRVFLGQKVTVNVDTYPEIDFTGRVSNISPLIAGKSKTLSVKANLDNPGGLLLPGMFARVKISVFEKENALLIPSDSLDRSTGEFRVFVVGDDNVAYAQPVEVAYLSSDYAQIAGGLEEDELVVMEKPESLTDGKRVRIIEVKEYGEAEEEVSMIGEEGGE
- a CDS encoding TolC family protein, which produces MYKFTRIVALIILSLMVFVFGAWGAKIVQLEEIRVEEVAGKTRVVVINTGRVSYTCFILDSPPRLIINFVDDNLYSRESERMVVNKGVVEEIRCVYKQKGEKATPLLDYLVLQLNQSSSFQTEREKNSIVVDLKSVLSNTRVRKVAAKSPNSIKGKEKRIGDLEDCLRIAIDNSKTLKIAEEEVRLAELKVREATRGLFPSVAAKLDRTDGNINSLETKGVDAGFRETEFGLQIGQSLYQGGKFKSTLDQAKVKLEMAEKKHEKTEQDLIFDVKKAYYNLVSSQANVHEQEKLLRQAESILEEVRKKHSLKLITKEELLNVQSQHNQANYQKISEEKDYSLALLTLKQLLNLDEPVSVEVDTELDFQDLGISLEQSLEVAGEHNLDLAISKLSMKFAEMGKKIARSDQKFKIDLSGFYGRGGGAYKTEDLKISDSWYAGIKVSKTLGGSTISSGYTSDQTNPKLGQTSRTESNTGSVTLSLFDNLKNLSEEKESDIEYEKAVNEVKKTEKKMESEVKESYFNYEKSLIQIEATSKEIEFRNEQERIAREKGKRNLARNSEVLGAEINLTSARTSYNEALAYYHIALASLNKAIGIEKYKRGE